Proteins encoded by one window of Acetivibrio thermocellus ATCC 27405:
- a CDS encoding arginine repressor: MKHARQAKILEIIDKEVIETQEEIADRLKKAGMEVTQATISRDIKELRLIKVMTEDGRYKYAPFNSTDNTVFNRLMTVFSKSYVSSDYANNIVVVKTLPGMAPAAASAIDSMNYPEIVGSIAGDDTVLIVCRSEKIAKEFVEKLSKLAKSDDK, from the coding sequence ATGAAGCACGCCAGGCAGGCAAAGATACTGGAGATTATCGACAAAGAAGTTATCGAGACCCAGGAAGAGATTGCTGACAGACTGAAAAAAGCCGGTATGGAAGTTACCCAGGCTACAATATCAAGGGATATAAAAGAGTTAAGACTCATAAAAGTAATGACAGAGGACGGAAGATATAAGTACGCACCTTTCAATAGTACTGACAATACCGTATTCAACAGGCTTATGACGGTATTTTCAAAATCCTATGTTTCAAGTGATTATGCAAACAATATCGTGGTGGTAAAGACCCTTCCGGGTATGGCACCGGCAGCGGCATCGGCAATTGATTCCATGAACTATCCCGAGATAGTGGGCTCGATAGCCGGCGATGATACTGTACTCATTGTTTGCAGAAGCGAAAAGATTGCCAAGGAATTTGTTGAAAAGTTAAGTAAACTTGCAAAATCCGATGACAAATGA
- the recN gene encoding DNA repair protein RecN, producing MLQRLEIQNVAIIDKVEIELGDGLNVLTGETGAGKSIIIDSINAILGQRLYKDLIRTGRDKAIVEAVFQVDKKRVEDLLEDFGIDWEEDGTLVVSREFTTSGKNTCRINGRIATVSMLKQLGERLIDVHGQHDNQSLLRTESHIDLLDSFASSRLQSLKDEYLKHLETYRKIKSRLKELTGDKNERERKIDILKYQIDEIKKAKLKTGEEEELSKQRELLVNSEKITNTLSNAYELLGSGGKFGESALDMINKAASDFGGIEEFDAKYDELKKRIEAVAIELDDIVSEIRNLRDNMEYDPDLLMQIESRLDVLYRLKKKYGDSVEEILEYKDKIEKELDEILNNEEIVNKLNEELLEEDGKLYRLAKEMNNERVKASKLLEEKIGEELKDLEKKNTSFKVRIDFDDSTENGERKYNNNGLDRVEFMISTNAGEPLKPLAKIASGGEMSRVMLAIKTILAKVDKIPTMIFDEIDIGISGVAAQKVGEKLCYISKNHQVISVTHLAQIACMADNNYYIDKVTENGNTRTVVKKLDERGKRDEIARILGGASITDITLKHAEEMLDKAKEFKK from the coding sequence ATGCTCCAACGGTTGGAAATTCAGAATGTAGCAATAATTGACAAGGTTGAAATTGAGTTGGGAGATGGGCTCAATGTACTGACCGGCGAAACCGGAGCGGGAAAGTCCATCATAATTGACTCAATAAATGCCATTTTAGGGCAAAGACTGTATAAAGACCTTATAAGAACGGGCAGGGACAAAGCCATTGTTGAAGCCGTCTTTCAGGTGGATAAAAAAAGGGTGGAAGATTTGCTGGAGGATTTTGGAATAGACTGGGAAGAAGACGGTACTTTGGTTGTGTCCAGAGAGTTTACCACTTCAGGGAAGAATACTTGCAGGATTAACGGCAGAATTGCAACGGTGTCAATGCTAAAACAATTGGGAGAAAGGCTTATTGATGTACATGGACAGCATGACAACCAATCCCTCTTAAGAACCGAAAGCCACATCGATCTTCTGGATTCTTTTGCGTCTTCCAGGCTTCAAAGCTTGAAAGATGAGTATTTAAAACATCTTGAAACATACCGGAAGATTAAAAGCAGGTTGAAGGAACTGACCGGTGACAAAAATGAAAGGGAGCGTAAAATAGATATTCTCAAGTATCAGATTGATGAAATAAAAAAGGCGAAGCTAAAGACAGGTGAAGAAGAGGAACTTTCAAAACAGAGAGAACTTTTGGTGAATTCTGAAAAAATTACAAACACTCTTTCCAATGCCTATGAACTTTTAGGAAGCGGAGGCAAATTCGGAGAATCCGCACTGGACATGATAAACAAGGCTGCTTCGGATTTTGGCGGTATAGAGGAGTTTGATGCAAAATATGATGAACTTAAAAAAAGGATTGAGGCGGTTGCGATTGAACTTGATGATATTGTCTCGGAAATCCGCAATTTGCGCGATAATATGGAATATGATCCAGACCTTCTTATGCAGATTGAAAGCAGACTTGATGTATTATACAGGCTTAAAAAGAAATATGGAGATTCGGTGGAAGAAATCTTAGAGTACAAGGATAAAATAGAAAAGGAACTGGATGAAATTTTAAATAATGAAGAAATTGTAAATAAGTTAAATGAAGAGCTTTTGGAAGAAGACGGGAAGCTGTACCGACTGGCAAAGGAAATGAACAATGAAAGGGTTAAGGCGTCAAAGCTTCTCGAAGAAAAAATCGGCGAGGAGCTTAAAGACCTGGAAAAGAAAAACACCAGTTTCAAGGTGAGAATAGATTTTGACGATTCAACGGAGAATGGGGAAAGAAAATACAATAACAACGGTCTTGACAGAGTGGAGTTTATGATATCCACCAACGCTGGAGAGCCTTTGAAACCTTTGGCAAAGATAGCTTCCGGCGGAGAAATGTCGAGAGTGATGCTTGCAATAAAGACAATTCTTGCAAAAGTGGACAAGATACCCACAATGATATTCGACGAGATTGATATTGGAATAAGCGGTGTTGCGGCTCAAAAAGTGGGAGAGAAGCTCTGTTATATTTCGAAAAACCACCAGGTCATATCTGTAACCCACTTGGCACAAATAGCCTGTATGGCGGACAATAACTATTATATTGACAAGGTAACCGAAAACGGCAATACCAGGACGGTGGTTAAAAAGCTTGATGAAAGGGGAAAGAGGGACGAAATAGCAAGGATCCTCGGTGGAGCGAGTATTACGGACATAACATTAAAGCATGCTGAAGAAATGCTTGACAAAGCAAAAGAATTTAAGAAATAA
- a CDS encoding NAD(+)/NADH kinase, producing MLKIGIIPNEDKDEELKYTRILVDSIKKCGGTAIVCDDIALKLGDKESNINEDNIVDMSDVMVCLGGDGTFLKAARMTVVKGKPLLGVNLGKLGFLADVDKNDIENAVKRLVEDKFTVDERMMLDTVIVRDGKIIAEDIVLNDVVISRGAISRILHLKTYINDAFMDLYPGDGLIISTPTGSTAYSLSAGGPLVEPDVDLIICTPICPHLLYSRSFITTADRVIKVVVAESSSHEAMVTVDGQNGYEVRGGDVIITKKSRIRMPMVRLNGKNFFDVLRGKIYDRGESMK from the coding sequence ATGTTGAAAATCGGAATAATACCTAATGAAGACAAGGACGAAGAACTTAAATATACCAGGATTCTTGTAGACAGCATAAAAAAATGCGGCGGAACGGCTATTGTATGCGATGATATTGCATTAAAGCTCGGAGATAAAGAATCAAATATCAATGAGGACAACATAGTGGATATGTCCGATGTCATGGTATGTCTTGGGGGTGACGGTACCTTTCTTAAGGCAGCCAGAATGACTGTGGTAAAAGGCAAGCCGCTTTTGGGTGTTAATCTTGGGAAGCTGGGTTTTTTGGCGGATGTCGACAAGAACGATATTGAAAATGCGGTAAAGCGGCTGGTTGAGGATAAATTTACCGTCGACGAAAGAATGATGCTTGATACCGTTATTGTAAGGGACGGCAAAATAATTGCAGAGGATATTGTCTTAAATGATGTTGTTATTTCCCGGGGAGCAATATCCAGGATTTTGCATCTTAAAACATATATTAACGATGCCTTTATGGATCTTTATCCGGGAGACGGGCTGATTATCTCGACACCGACGGGTTCTACGGCCTATTCTCTTTCGGCGGGAGGACCTTTGGTGGAGCCGGATGTGGATTTGATTATCTGTACCCCCATATGCCCGCACCTTTTGTATTCAAGATCTTTTATAACTACGGCCGACAGGGTGATAAAAGTGGTGGTGGCCGAAAGCAGCAGCCATGAAGCTATGGTTACCGTAGACGGGCAGAATGGCTATGAGGTAAGAGGCGGGGATGTGATCATAACAAAAAAGTCCCGGATAAGGATGCCTATGGTCAGGCTGAATGGAAAAAACTTTTTCGATGTGTTAAGAGGTAAAATTTATGACAGAGGAGAGAGCATGAAGTAA